Proteins co-encoded in one Cryptomeria japonica chloroplast, complete genome genomic window:
- the infA gene encoding translation initiation factor 1: MSTKKNFVTVEGVVTIAYPNGMFLVHLDNDIDVLTVVSGKIRYRTIRVVPGDRVTVELPLYDLSKGRIIYRHPVKRNDDDDFISATDQY, from the coding sequence ATGAGTACCAAAAAGAATTTTGTCACTGTTGAGGGTGTAGTTACGATAGCATATCCTAATGGTATGTTCTTAGTCCATCTAGATAACGATATAGATGTTTTAACGGTTGTATCAGGTAAAATTAGATATCGAACAATACGAGTAGTACCGGGAGATAGAGTGACAGTTGAATTACCTCTTTACGATTTAAGCAAAGGACGTATAATATATAGACATCCCGTCAAACGAAATGATGATGATGACTTTATATCTGCTACTGATCAATATTGA
- the rpl36 gene encoding ribosomal protein L36, with protein MKIRASVRKICEKCRLIRRRKRLLVICYNPRHKQKQG; from the coding sequence ATGAAAATCCGTGCTTCTGTTCGCAAAATTTGCGAAAAGTGCCGCCTAATTCGTAGACGGAAACGCCTTCTTGTAATTTGTTACAATCCGAGGCATAAACAAAAACAGGGCTAA